A single region of the Erythrobacter sp. HL-111 genome encodes:
- a CDS encoding alpha/beta fold hydrolase gives MTDPATTRFASFDGTRLAVHRLGEGRPVILLHGLFSSAHMNWIKWGHAARLAEAGFEAIMPDFRVHGESEAPQDAASYPEGVLVRDVAALAEHLGLEEGRFDLVGFSLGARTALHAAARGVLSPRRMVVAGMGVTGLTGWQQRAAFFKRVIDEFDTMERGDPAWQSRQFLKSQGVDRAAARLLLDATGDLSLEALDAVACPVLVLCGVDDRDNGSASHLAQLLPDAVYEEVPGAHLDSATRPELGAAIVRFLAEPKG, from the coding sequence TTGACCGACCCCGCGACCACGCGTTTCGCGTCTTTCGACGGCACGCGCCTTGCCGTGCACCGGCTGGGCGAGGGGCGACCGGTGATCCTGCTCCACGGCCTGTTCTCGAGCGCGCACATGAACTGGATCAAGTGGGGCCATGCCGCGCGGCTCGCCGAAGCGGGGTTCGAGGCGATCATGCCCGATTTCCGCGTCCACGGAGAGAGCGAGGCGCCGCAGGATGCCGCGAGCTATCCCGAGGGCGTGCTGGTGCGCGACGTCGCCGCGCTGGCGGAGCATCTCGGGCTGGAGGAGGGCAGGTTCGACCTCGTCGGCTTCTCGCTCGGAGCGCGCACCGCGCTCCATGCCGCGGCGCGGGGTGTGCTCTCGCCGCGGCGCATGGTCGTTGCCGGCATGGGCGTCACGGGGCTGACCGGCTGGCAGCAGCGCGCGGCCTTCTTCAAGCGGGTGATCGACGAATTCGACACGATGGAGCGCGGCGATCCGGCCTGGCAGTCGCGCCAGTTCCTGAAATCGCAGGGGGTGGACCGCGCGGCGGCGCGGCTGCTGCTCGATGCGACGGGCGATCTTTCGCTCGAGGCGCTCGACGCGGTCGCCTGCCCGGTGCTCGTGCTGTGCGGGGTGGATGACCGCGACAACGGCTCGGCGAGCCATCTCGCCCAGCTCCTGCCCGATGCCGTCTACGAAGAAGTGCCCGGCGCCCATCTCGACAGTGCGACCAGGCCCGAACTGGGCGCGGCGATCGTGCGTTTCCTGGCGGAGCCGAAGGGTTAG